CAGCTTCCTCGTGCCGACGCTGCCGGCCGTACTGGCCGCGATCACCGCCGCGCTGGTGCCGCTGGCGTACGGCTGGATCGGTCTGTCCGTCGGGCCGCTGGTCGGCCTGCTGGTGCTCGGCGGTACGGCGGGACTGATCGCCGGGGTGCTGCTCTGGGTCACCGACGCCCGACTACGCCGACTGGTACTGACCCGGATCCCCGAACGCCTACGGAACCGGATACCGCTGCGCCGCTCCCGGTCCACCCGGAGCGGCCCCAGCGAGGGGTAGCGGAAAGCCCCGTCAGCCCCTGACGTTGGCCACGAACGCCCGCCAGGTGGCCGGGCCGAAGGTCAGGGTGCCGCCGGCCCGGTCCTTGCTGTCCCGGACCAGCACCCGGCCGGGCAGGTTGTCCGCCACCTCTACGCAGGTGCCCTGGTTGGAGTTGCTGCGGGTGCTCGTGCGCCACCGCGCGCCTGTCACGTCCATCTCTCCGCCACCTCCCGGAACTTCTCCATCGACTGCTGCGGGGGCAGTGCCTCACTCAGTATCGCCTCCCAGCGTCGGCGTAGCAGCTCCACTTCCTCGGGCCGGACGGTCACCTGCCCCCGCAGGGGGTTGTCGAGGTAGGCGATCTCCTCGTCGCTCGGCATGGCGGCGATGACGAACTGCCCGTCCAGCCCGGGATAGGCCCCCACGCCGACCGGCACGACGTGCAGCCGAAGCCGTGGGTGCTCCGCGCCGAGCCGGGCCAGCTCCAGGCACTGCTCGCGCATCACCTTCGCGCCGCCGATCGGCCGGCGCAGCGCCTCCTCGTCCAGTACCGCCACGATCTGGGGCGGATCGTCGACGTCCAGGATCCGTCGCCGTTCCAGTCGGGCGGCCACCCGCTTCTCCACCTCGGCCGTCCGCAACGCGGGGTTGCTCGTAAACACCGCGCGGGCGTACTCCTCGGTCTGCAACAGGCCCGGCACGTACGCGTGCTCGTACCAGCGGAGCAGGACCGCATCGCGCTCCATCGCGGCCCGCTCGCGTACCCAGGGCGGCTCGTCGTCCAGTCCGGACAGCTCCGTCCACAACCGCTCGAAGAGTCCGCCGGTTTTGAACGCCTTGTCGATCGCGCGCAGGTAGTCGAGCTTGGGCAGCCGGGTTCCCACCTCCACGGCACTGACGTGCGAGCCGGAAAAGTTGATCAGTTTGCCCATCTCGTCCTGGTTCAGGCCCGCCGCCAGCCGGATCCGCCGTAACTCCCGAAGCAGGAACTCGCTGAACGGATTTCCCATCGGTCCTCCCACGTCCTGATCGAACACGTCGGCACCCGATCGTAGCGAGTTGATCTACACAGCGTGAGCTATGACTCGTCAACCCGCCGCCGGTGGGGTGAAGATGATCGCCTTGTTGTTCGCCAGCACGAGCTGGTTGTAGGAGTACTGCACCGCGCCGGTACCGGTCGCGTTCTCGATGCCGACGGTCGCCGAGTTGCCCAGCTCCCGCCCGGAGTTCAGCGCGGCGTAGTTGAAGATGATCTGCCCCCACTCGGAGATGACCACCTCGAAACTGATCCGGGCGGCCGGCGCACCGGACAGACCCATGTCGCGCCACTCGACCACGAACTGGCGGTCCGGCGCGGCGCCCACCACAGCGGTCCGGACCCGCGACTCGGGATGCATCACCAGGTCGTCCCAGAACGGGTAGAGCGTGGCGTTCGGTGCCGCCGCGTTCGGCAGCGGCCGGTTCGCCGGCCAGGATCCCCGCGAATCCACAAACGACAGTGTCCCGTTGGTGTCCACCCACGCCCTGGAGTAGTTCTGCCCGTAGAACGGGACCGGGAACGGCAGCGACACCGAGGCGCTGTCGTTGTCGCCGGTCAGTGGCAGCTCGGTCGGACCGGCCGGCACGAAGGGCACGGCGGTCTGGGTCCGGCAGGTGTAGCCGTAACTGTCCGCGCAGCTACCGGGCGCGCCGTCGTAGGTCGCGGTGTAGGTCCGCGCGGTGGCGGGTGCCGTGATCACGTGAGTCGCTGCGCCGCCGTCCGACCAGTTCTCGAAGGTGTACGTCGCCGGCCCCAGGCTCTGTGGTCCGGGCGCGCTGAGCGTGTTCGTAGACCCGACGATCACCTGGGTGCTGTTCGGCGTGGTGAAGTTCCGGCCGTTCATGTTGAGCCGCAGCCCGGCGGGCTTGGTCGCCAACGCGATGTTCACGGTCTTCGGGTCGAGCCGGAGCGTGGTGCTGCCGGTCAGCCCGCCACTGTCCCGGGCGGTCAGGGTCAGCTCCAGATAGGACGGATACTCGTGGTCCGGAGCCGGGAACGATCCGGAGGCCGCCCCGGTCCACTCCCGCACGGGATGGCTGTGACAGTTGTCCGGCGTGCTGCAGTGCTGCTGGACCAGTTGCCAGGAGAGCCCGGAGGCCGGCAGCGTGCCCTGTTGCGGATCGGTGGCCCGGCCGCTGAAGGTGACGGTCTCGCCGACCGACCAGCGCAGCGCCGTCGTCGGGGTCTCGATGATCGGCACCGGCGCGGCGGTGCCCACCCTGATCTGCACCGTCGCGGTGTCGCTCAGTCCGGCGAAGTCGACCACCCGCAACCGGGCGGTGTAGGTGCCCATCGACGGGTAGCGGTGACTGGCGGTCAGTCCGGTGGCGTCGACGGTGCCGTCGTCGGTGAAGTCCCACTGGTACTCCAGGATGTCGCCAGCGTCCGGGTCGCTCGATCCGACGGCGTCGAAGGAGACCGTCAACGGCGCGTTCCCGCTGGTCGGGGTCGCGTCGAGCACCGCGTTCGGCAACTGGTTGCCCGAGCTGTAGTGGAACCGCCGGACCGTTCCGCCGGTCATGTCCACGTAGTACAGGTCGTTCTCCGGCCCGATCCGCAGGTCGACGGCGCCGGCGGCGGACGCGAACGGCACGATCCGGGCCGGGTCGGGCAACCCGTTCGCGCCCGTCCGCATCGCCCAGATGCAGCCCCGGGAGTAGTCGGCGAAGAACAGGGCACCCGCGTACGTCGCCGGATAGCTGCCACCGCTGGTCGGGTAGAACGCCACGCCGGACGGGGACGAGCCACCGGTACGGCAACCGTCGCCGGGCGCCACGACCTGGCTGTGCTGGTAGGTGTAGTACGGCGGCGTCACCGTACCGGCGGGTGCGGCGTAGAGGCTCTCGCAGAGCGTCAGGTTCGCCGCGTTGTAGCCACCCTGCGGGGCGTTCCCCTCGTAGCAGGGCCAGCCGTAGTTCCGGACCGGCCCCACCGCGGGGTCGACGATCCGGTTTATCTCCTCCCAGGTACGCCATCCGACGTCGCCGACCCACACCTCGTTGGTGCCCGGACGGAACGTCCAGCGGAACGGGTTACGCAGCCCGTACGTCAGGATCCGTCGGCTGTTCGGGTCGGCGCTCGCGGCCAGCGGGTTGTCCGGCAGCGCGGCTCCGGTGGTGGGATTGACCCGGATCAGGGTGCCGGAGAGGCCGGTCGGGTCGCCCGGGGTACGGATGTCCTGGGAGCGCAGTGCGCCGCCCTCGGCGGTCGGCGGCGTCACCGCCGAGCCGGCCGGGGCGGGCGGGTCGCCGCACGGGTTGGCCGGGCTGCCGGCCTGGCCGTAGTCGGTGAAGGTGGCGGACGCACCCTCGCCGCCGGCGACGTACAGCGCGCCGTCCGCACCGAACGCGAGGTCACCGATCGAGTGGCTGTCGATCTGGTGACACCAGTCGTGCAGCAGCACCTGCTCCGGGCCCGTCATCACGTTGCCGCTGGCCCGCAGCCGGGAGACCCGGGCGCTGGCCCGGCAGTTCCCGATCACCGGGCAGGCGTCGCGGTAGGTGGGGGCACTGCCGCCGATCACCCCGTCGTAGGTGTAGCTGACGTAGACGTACGGGTCGGCGGGAAAATTCGGGGCCAGGGCCAGCCCGATCAGGCCGAGGTCGGTGAAGTCGTACACGTTGGTCCGCAGGTCTGCGAAGACCGTCGCGGAGCTGTCGGCGAGGCTGTCGAAGACCTTGACAAGTCCGCTCTTCTCCGCCACGAAGACCCGCCCGTCGGAGGCGAAGACGAGTTTGGTCGGCCGGGTCAGTCCGGTGAACACCACCTGCTGGGTGAAGCCCGCCGGTACGGCCGCGGCGGGCCGGGGGCCGAGCGTCGGCAATCCGACCATGATCGGCGCGCCCAGCACGAATGCCAGGATGAATGCCCAGACACGTTCCCCCACGCGCGACATGACGGTCTCCCTCCGAGGGCGGAGCGACCGGGTCCGGCGCTAGTTGCCCGCACCTAGGATCACCACTCATGCCGTAACTGGCTGTCACGAGGTTGACCAACGGCGCTGGCCGACCGGATTGTCTTAACGGCCGATCAGCATCCCTGGTCAGCCGTTTGCACAGCCGGTCACGCGGGCCGGATTACCGCCTTCGAGGAACGTGCGGAGCAGCCTCGTACGGCCGAACTCGGCCACGTTGCGCAACTCCCAGTCGAACCGATGCCGGGCCCTCTCGACCCTGGGTCACGGGCGGAAGACGATCGACGTCCCGTTGACCAGCACGGGCTGGTTGACCGAGAACGGCAACGCGACGGTGCCGGCGGCGTTCTCGATGCCGACCGTCGCCGAGTCGCCCCGCTCCCGACCGCCGGTGTCCAGATCCCGGTAGTCGAAGACGATCTCCCCGTTCTCCGCCAGTGCCGCCGCGAAGCTCAGCCGCGCGGACGTGGAGCCGTACAGGCCGACGTTGCGCCACTCGACCACGAACCGCCGCTCCGGCGCCGTACCGGTGACCGCGGTCCGGACGCTCGAATCCGCCCGAACGTACAGGTCGTCCCAGAACGGGTACACGGCGGCGTTCGGCCGCTCGGCGTCCGGCAGTCCCCCGTTGACCGGCTGCGCGCTGACCGGGTCCACGAACGACACGAATCCGTTGGCCGACACCCAGGCCCGGGAGTACGCCTGGCCGAACAACCGGACCGGGAACGGCAGCGCCACCTCGGAGACCGCGTCGTCCCCGGTCAGCGACAGCACCCCGCCGTCCGCCGTCGGCCAGGGTCGACCGGTCTCGGTCGTACAGGTGTAGCC
The nucleotide sequence above comes from Plantactinospora soyae. Encoded proteins:
- a CDS encoding PKD domain-containing protein; protein product: MTGGTVRRFHYSSGNQLPNAVLDATPTSGNAPLTVSFDAVGSSDPDAGDILEYQWDFTDDGTVDATGLTASHRYPSMGTYTARLRVVDFAGLSDTATVQIRVGTAAPVPIIETPTTALRWSVGETVTFSGRATDPQQGTLPASGLSWQLVQQHCSTPDNCHSHPVREWTGAASGSFPAPDHEYPSYLELTLTARDSGGLTGSTTLRLDPKTVNIALATKPAGLRLNMNGRNFTTPNSTQVIVGSTNTLSAPGPQSLGPATYTFENWSDGGAATHVITAPATARTYTATYDGAPGSCADSYGYTCRTQTAVPFVPAGPTELPLTGDNDSASVSLPFPVPFYGQNYSRAWVDTNGTLSFVDSRGSWPANRPLPNAAAPNATLYPFWDDLVMHPESRVRTAVVGAAPDRQFVVEWRDMGLSGAPAARISFEVVISEWGQIIFNYAALNSGRELGNSATVGIENATGTGAVQYSYNQLVLANNKAIIFTPPAAG
- a CDS encoding helix-turn-helix domain-containing protein; translated protein: MGNPFSEFLLRELRRIRLAAGLNQDEMGKLINFSGSHVSAVEVGTRLPKLDYLRAIDKAFKTGGLFERLWTELSGLDDEPPWVRERAAMERDAVLLRWYEHAYVPGLLQTEEYARAVFTSNPALRTAEVEKRVAARLERRRILDVDDPPQIVAVLDEEALRRPIGGAKVMREQCLELARLGAEHPRLRLHVVPVGVGAYPGLDGQFVIAAMPSDEEIAYLDNPLRGQVTVRPEEVELLRRRWEAILSEALPPQQSMEKFREVAERWT
- a CDS encoding DUF397 domain-containing protein, coding for MDVTGARWRTSTRSNSNQGTCVEVADNLPGRVLVRDSKDRAGGTLTFGPATWRAFVANVRG